Genomic segment of Streptomyces alboniger:
AGCTGCTCGACAGCCGATACCGGATCGAGGGGCGCATCGCGGTCGGCGGGATGGCCACGGTCTACCGGGCCGTGGACACCCGCCTCGACCGCGTGCTCGCGCTCAAGGTGATGCACCCCACGCTGGCGGCGGACGCCTCCTTCGTGGACCGCTTCATCCGCGAGGCCAAATCGGTCGCCCGCCTCTCCCATCCGAACGTGGTCGGCGTCTTCGACCAGGGCACCGACGGTTCGTACGTCTATCTGGCGATGGAGTACGTCGCGGGCTGCACCCTGCGCGACGTCCTGCGCGAGCGCGGCGCGCTCCAGCCGCGGGCCGCGCTCGACATCCTGGAGCCGGTCCTCGCCGCGCTCGGTGCCGCGCACCGCGCCGGGTTCGTGCACCGCGACATGAAGCCGGAGAACGTCCTCATAGGGGACGACGGCCGGGTCAAGGTCGCCGACTTCGGGCTCGTCCGCGCGGTGGACACCGTCACGAACACGACCGGCACCGTCCTCGGGACCGTCTCCTACCTCGCCCCCGAGCAGATCGAGCACGGCACGGCGGACACCCGCGTGGACGTGTACGCGTGCGGGGTCGTGCTCTACGAAATGCTGACCGGCGCCAAGCCGCACTCCGGGGACTCCCCCGCCCAGGTGCTCTACCAACACCTCAACGAAGACGTGCCGCCCCCGTCGGCGGCCGTCCCCGGGCTCGCCTTCGAGCTCGACGAGCTGGTGGCCTGCGCCACCGCCCGCACCCCCGACGTCCGGCCGTACGACGCGGTGGCCCTCCTCTCCCGGCTCAGGGAGGCACGGTCCGCGCTCAGCGAGGAGCAGCTGGACGCGGTGCCGCCGCAGGCCCGCACGACGGGGCACGACAACGCCGAGGACCGCACCAGCGTCATCCCGCGCGCGGCGCGCTCCGTACAGCTTCCGCTGCCCGCCGAGGGTGATCAGGGCGGGCCGGACGGCCAGGACCCGCTGAACCGCACCAGTGTCCTGACGACGCCGCCGCCCGCGCCTCCCGCGCGGGCCCGGTCCGGGCGCGGCCGCTTCGACCCGCGCCGCCGCACGCTGGTGGTGGTCGCCGCGGTGCTGCTGGCCCTCGGCCTCGGCGCGGGCGTCTGGTACATCAACTCCGGCCAGTTCACAAAGGTCCCGCCGCTGCTCGCGAAGACCGAGGCCCAGGCGAAGCAGCGCCTTGAGGACGCCGGGCTCGAGGTGAAGGACGTCAAGCGCGCCTACAGCGACACCGACAAGCGCGGCACGGTCATGGACAGCGACCCGGCGGCGGGTGCGCGCATCCGGCAGAACGGCCAGGTGACGCTGACCGTCTCGCGCGGCCCGGAGACCGTGAAGGTGCCGGACGTCAAGAACATTCCGCTGGCCACGGCGAAGAAGGAGCTGAAGAACTCCGGTCTCGCCCCCGGCATGGTCAGCAAGGCCTTCAGCGACGCCGTCAAGAAGGGGTCCGTGATCAGCACGGACCCGCGGGCCGGGTTCACCCGCAAGGCGGGCTCCGCCGTCGCGCTGGTCGTCAGCAAGGGCCGCGAGGTCAAGGTCCCGGACGTGGTCGGCGAGTCCGCGGCGGACGCCACCGCCGATCTGGAGGAGGCCGGGCTCAGGGCCGAGATCGTCTCGAAGCGCGTCCACTCCGACGAGGACAAGGGCGATGTCGCCAGGCAGTCCCCCGGGGAGGGCAGGCCCCTCGCCGAGGGCGACACGGTCAAGCTGACGATCTCCAAGGGCCCGCCGATGGTCGAGGTCCCGGACGTGACCGGCATGGACGTCGACGACGCCGTGAAGGAGCTGGAGGCCGCGGGCTTCGAGGTGGACAAGGACCGCGGTCTGCTCGGCCTCTTCGGGGACACGGTGAAGGACCAGTCGGTGGACGGTGGCGACGAGGCCCCCGAGGGGTCGACGATCACCATCGAGATCCGCTGAGACCCCGCGGGCTCGGGGGTGGGGCAGCTGCCCCACCCCGGACCTCCACAGGCCCGGCCCGTGATGACCAATCCCACCCCGCTCCGGTGCCCGTCCGCCCCCGCGCCCGTGCCACCCTTGACGGTGTGAGCAGCAACAAGTCCCCCCTCATGGCGTCCCTGGGCGCCGCCTCCCGTAACCCCGTCGGCGGTCATGTCCCCGTCGCGGGCGGCCTTGCCTCCGTGGGTCTGTCCTACGCGCGCGATCTCGGCGCGGAGGCCGTCCAGGTCTTCGTCGCCAACCCGCGGGGCTGGGCGACCCCGCCCGGCAATCCGAAGCAGGACGAGGCGTTCCGCGCGACCTGCGCGGCCGAGGGCATCCCGGCGTACGTCCACGCGCCCTACCTCATCAACTTCGGCTCGCACACCGAGGCCACC
This window contains:
- the pknB gene encoding Stk1 family PASTA domain-containing Ser/Thr kinase, which produces MDTTLQDPLVGQLLDSRYRIEGRIAVGGMATVYRAVDTRLDRVLALKVMHPTLAADASFVDRFIREAKSVARLSHPNVVGVFDQGTDGSYVYLAMEYVAGCTLRDVLRERGALQPRAALDILEPVLAALGAAHRAGFVHRDMKPENVLIGDDGRVKVADFGLVRAVDTVTNTTGTVLGTVSYLAPEQIEHGTADTRVDVYACGVVLYEMLTGAKPHSGDSPAQVLYQHLNEDVPPPSAAVPGLAFELDELVACATARTPDVRPYDAVALLSRLREARSALSEEQLDAVPPQARTTGHDNAEDRTSVIPRAARSVQLPLPAEGDQGGPDGQDPLNRTSVLTTPPPAPPARARSGRGRFDPRRRTLVVVAAVLLALGLGAGVWYINSGQFTKVPPLLAKTEAQAKQRLEDAGLEVKDVKRAYSDTDKRGTVMDSDPAAGARIRQNGQVTLTVSRGPETVKVPDVKNIPLATAKKELKNSGLAPGMVSKAFSDAVKKGSVISTDPRAGFTRKAGSAVALVVSKGREVKVPDVVGESAADATADLEEAGLRAEIVSKRVHSDEDKGDVARQSPGEGRPLAEGDTVKLTISKGPPMVEVPDVTGMDVDDAVKELEAAGFEVDKDRGLLGLFGDTVKDQSVDGGDEAPEGSTITIEIR